Proteins found in one Lutimonas zeaxanthinifaciens genomic segment:
- a CDS encoding glycoside hydrolase family 16 protein, whose product MKNILYLFAAFLFFGTIVWSCQEEVPELGTLYVPSNLGVSVEIQSDGSGLVNFQASATDALNYHFYFGNSPSEDPFVSSDGKASNFYKKTGTNDYLVKIVAFGAGGVSSSITEEITVFVDFEVPSEIIKALTNNGSKEWYWKQDVSGHLGVGPQLNDAGEVVSDPTYYAAAPNEKEGLCLYEDVLTFTDNGDGTFGYTLENQGNTFFHTDEIQDAIGEPGPGYDACYPYDTSGNKDVLFSPTDSGVNPSTGINMEFTNGGFMSYYLNSSSYEIMSITDTEMKVRVIQKRNGLAWYHIFTSEKTASPDPEFTDLVWQDEFDTDGAPADANWNYDIGTGSNGWGNFEEQYYTDRPENVIVADGVLKITARKENFSGKGYTSARLKTQDKFDFTYGRVDVKAKVAGGGGTWPAIWMLGSSITTVGWPKCGEMDIMEYVGNKPGYVQSAIHTPSSSGATVNVKSTTIENETTEFHVYSVIWSEEQISFLIDDQRFYTYKPAEQNDSTWPFDAPQFLILNVAMGGNLGGAIDPNFTESTMEIDYVRVYQ is encoded by the coding sequence ATGAAAAATATACTTTATTTATTTGCTGCATTTCTTTTTTTCGGCACCATTGTTTGGAGTTGTCAGGAAGAAGTACCCGAACTGGGAACATTATATGTTCCCAGCAATCTGGGGGTTTCGGTGGAAATTCAATCGGACGGATCCGGATTGGTGAACTTTCAGGCGAGTGCCACGGATGCATTAAACTATCATTTCTATTTTGGGAATAGTCCATCCGAAGATCCTTTTGTATCTTCTGATGGAAAGGCCTCAAATTTTTATAAAAAAACCGGAACAAACGACTATCTGGTCAAAATAGTGGCCTTCGGAGCAGGAGGGGTGTCTTCGAGTATAACCGAGGAAATTACCGTTTTTGTTGATTTTGAAGTGCCTTCTGAGATTATTAAGGCGCTTACGAACAATGGTTCTAAAGAATGGTACTGGAAACAGGATGTTTCGGGTCACCTTGGCGTAGGACCTCAGTTGAATGATGCTGGAGAAGTAGTTTCGGACCCGACATATTATGCTGCAGCTCCGAATGAAAAAGAAGGACTTTGCCTTTATGAAGATGTTCTTACATTTACTGATAATGGTGATGGTACCTTTGGATATACATTAGAAAACCAGGGGAATACCTTCTTCCATACGGATGAGATCCAGGATGCGATAGGAGAACCAGGCCCGGGATATGATGCATGTTATCCCTACGATACATCAGGAAACAAGGACGTTCTTTTTAGCCCAACAGATTCAGGCGTAAATCCATCGACAGGAATAAATATGGAATTCACCAACGGAGGCTTCATGAGTTATTACTTAAATTCAAGTTCATATGAAATTATGTCTATCACGGATACTGAAATGAAAGTCAGGGTAATACAAAAAAGAAATGGCCTGGCTTGGTACCATATTTTCACTTCAGAGAAAACGGCTTCACCTGATCCGGAATTTACAGACTTGGTCTGGCAGGATGAGTTTGATACGGACGGGGCTCCTGCAGATGCCAATTGGAACTATGATATCGGAACCGGAAGCAATGGTTGGGGTAACTTTGAAGAGCAGTACTATACAGACCGTCCTGAAAATGTTATCGTTGCCGACGGAGTCTTGAAAATTACCGCCAGAAAAGAGAATTTTTCAGGAAAAGGATATACCTCAGCAAGGCTTAAGACGCAGGATAAATTTGATTTCACCTATGGAAGAGTTGATGTCAAAGCAAAAGTAGCAGGTGGCGGTGGTACCTGGCCTGCAATCTGGATGCTGGGCTCGAGCATAACCACAGTTGGGTGGCCAAAATGTGGTGAAATGGATATTATGGAATATGTAGGGAATAAACCGGGATACGTCCAGAGTGCGATCCATACCCCTTCCAGTTCAGGAGCCACTGTAAATGTAAAATCAACAACAATCGAGAATGAAACGACTGAGTTTCATGTTTATTCAGTGATTTGGTCAGAAGAACAAATTAGTTTTCTTATTGATGATCAAAGATTCTATACCTACAAACCGGCGGAGCAGAATGATAGCACCTGGCCTTTTGATGCACCTCAGTTTTTGATACTGAATGTAGCCATGGGAGGGAATTTAGGAGGAGCCATTGATCCAAATTTTACTGAATCTACAATGGAGATTGATTATGTAAGAGTATATCAGTAA
- a CDS encoding RagB/SusD family nutrient uptake outer membrane protein, whose amino-acid sequence MKKLRIKPILLLFIYLMVSSCSDDFVDVESPDQNSEDFFNSEGDYQDALIGAYDLLQASYINVMLGEIASDNTLAGGESATDVIGIQEIDDMIHTPVNQQLRDIWSWMYAGTNRANYIMEFQDKTDFQGKNIVLAQARFLRAYYYFELVKWFGDVPLSVDKRIQFGDQFELERTPKAEVYAQIEQDLIYASENLPVSWEEAETGRATKGAAQALLGKAYLYQEKWTEAANAFELVIAGPYDLVTDYESIFEQEGENNIESVFEVQYTDKEGAGFGCLQCSEGNVAVGFNGIRNYSGPKFDSGFSFNVPTQKAVDFYTDEDIRKDVAILDIEAWAAETGATFAKGYEHTGYYNRKYIARQGDLNTGDANLTNPNNYRSIRFADVLLMAAEAYNRGGLGDAVALRYLNRVRTRAGLEETNANGSELTEVIYNERRLELLGEGHHFFDLVRTGRASQEISGFVSGKHELFPIPSIEIELAGNRWAQNPGY is encoded by the coding sequence ATGAAAAAACTAAGAATAAAACCCATACTGTTGTTATTCATCTATTTGATGGTTTCTTCATGTAGTGATGATTTTGTAGATGTTGAATCTCCTGATCAGAACTCGGAAGACTTTTTTAACAGCGAAGGTGATTATCAGGATGCCCTGATTGGTGCCTATGATTTATTACAGGCCTCTTACATTAATGTGATGCTTGGTGAAATTGCTTCAGACAATACGCTGGCTGGTGGTGAAAGTGCCACAGATGTGATTGGAATCCAGGAAATTGATGATATGATTCATACACCTGTCAATCAACAGCTAAGAGACATCTGGAGCTGGATGTATGCCGGAACAAACAGAGCGAATTACATCATGGAGTTTCAGGATAAAACTGATTTCCAGGGAAAGAATATTGTTTTGGCCCAGGCCAGGTTCTTAAGAGCCTACTACTACTTTGAATTGGTAAAGTGGTTTGGAGACGTTCCCTTGTCGGTAGATAAAAGAATTCAGTTTGGTGACCAGTTTGAATTGGAAAGAACACCTAAAGCTGAGGTATATGCCCAGATAGAACAAGACCTGATCTATGCTTCCGAGAATTTACCTGTTTCATGGGAAGAAGCTGAAACCGGCAGAGCTACAAAAGGCGCAGCACAGGCCTTATTGGGGAAAGCTTATTTGTACCAGGAAAAATGGACTGAAGCTGCAAATGCATTTGAGCTTGTGATTGCAGGTCCTTACGATCTGGTAACGGATTACGAAAGTATATTCGAACAGGAAGGAGAAAACAATATTGAGTCCGTGTTCGAAGTCCAGTATACTGACAAGGAAGGAGCAGGCTTTGGTTGTTTGCAATGTAGTGAAGGAAATGTAGCCGTAGGTTTTAACGGTATCAGAAATTACAGTGGTCCTAAATTTGATTCAGGATTTAGCTTTAATGTCCCTACACAAAAGGCTGTTGATTTTTACACAGATGAAGATATCAGAAAGGATGTAGCGATTTTGGACATCGAAGCCTGGGCCGCAGAAACAGGGGCAACTTTTGCCAAAGGATACGAGCATACGGGATATTACAATCGTAAATATATTGCCCGTCAGGGTGACCTCAATACGGGAGATGCGAACCTTACAAACCCTAATAATTACAGATCCATCAGATTTGCTGATGTTTTACTGATGGCCGCAGAAGCTTACAACAGAGGAGGGCTTGGCGATGCAGTTGCATTAAGGTACCTGAACAGGGTTAGGACAAGAGCCGGGTTGGAAGAGACCAACGCTAACGGGTCAGAATTAACCGAGGTAATTTACAACGAAAGAAGATTAGAATTACTGGGAGAGGGACATCACTTTTTTGACCTCGTTAGAACCGGAAGGGCCTCTCAGGAAATAAGCGGTTTTGTTAGCGGAAAACATGAACTTTTCCCAATTCCGTCCATAGAAATAGAATTAGCAGGAAATCGCTGGGCACAAAATCCAGGATATTAA
- a CDS encoding glycoside hydrolase family 30 protein has protein sequence MINKKTLLILVICSVILGSLITGFSGNDELSNSGVKSYSDTKVYTTAHGTDFKLNETGEVKFEKFKQPLETEASILVNTDRLHQTFVGIGAALTDASAETFYKLDKDQQDLFMEAYYSIDKGIGYSLGRTIIHSCDFSSGSYTYVEEGDADLKTFSIDHDRQFRLPFTKKAIEAAGGELLMYASPWSPPAFMKTNGNMLQGGKLKPEYYQSWANYYVKFIEAYEKEGVPIWGLSIQNEPMATQRWESCIYTAEEERDFLKNFLGPTLEKSGMGDKKVIVWDHNRDLLFERANVILSDQEANKYVWGTGFHWYEDWKDGTPMFKNVAGVNEAYPDKKLIFTEGCNEGYNIERLEKDDPTLAERYGKAMINDFNNGTVAWTDWNILLDETGGPNHVQNLCFAPVHGNTKTGKLMFTRSYYYIGHFSKFIRPGARRISTGTTANHLSATSFLNKDGSLVVVAMNTGDEELNYMLSVDNKTAELSMPPHAIQSIILK, from the coding sequence ATGATAAATAAGAAAACACTGTTGATTCTTGTAATCTGTTCTGTGATCCTGGGCTCTTTGATAACTGGATTTTCCGGTAACGATGAATTGAGCAATTCAGGAGTAAAGAGCTATTCAGATACAAAAGTTTACACAACGGCCCACGGTACTGACTTCAAGTTGAATGAAACAGGAGAAGTTAAATTTGAGAAGTTTAAACAACCTCTTGAAACGGAAGCCTCGATTTTGGTGAATACAGATCGATTACATCAAACGTTCGTAGGTATTGGAGCTGCATTGACTGATGCTTCAGCAGAAACTTTTTACAAGCTGGACAAAGATCAACAGGATCTTTTTATGGAGGCTTATTACAGTATTGACAAAGGAATTGGATATTCTTTAGGAAGAACGATTATTCATAGTTGTGATTTTTCATCAGGTAGCTATACCTATGTTGAAGAAGGGGATGCAGATTTAAAAACCTTCAGCATTGATCACGACCGTCAATTCAGATTGCCATTTACGAAAAAAGCCATTGAAGCTGCCGGTGGAGAATTACTGATGTATGCAAGTCCCTGGAGCCCTCCTGCCTTTATGAAGACCAACGGAAATATGCTACAAGGAGGTAAATTAAAACCTGAATACTATCAATCTTGGGCCAATTATTACGTGAAATTTATAGAGGCTTATGAAAAAGAAGGAGTTCCAATTTGGGGCTTGAGCATTCAAAATGAGCCCATGGCAACACAAAGATGGGAGTCATGCATTTATACGGCGGAAGAGGAGAGAGATTTTTTGAAGAATTTTTTGGGCCCGACGCTTGAAAAATCAGGAATGGGAGATAAGAAAGTAATCGTTTGGGATCACAATCGAGATTTGCTTTTTGAAAGAGCCAATGTGATTCTCAGCGATCAGGAAGCTAATAAATATGTTTGGGGAACCGGGTTTCACTGGTATGAGGACTGGAAGGATGGGACTCCTATGTTTAAGAACGTAGCCGGGGTTAATGAAGCATATCCGGATAAAAAACTTATCTTCACAGAAGGATGCAACGAAGGATATAATATCGAAAGACTTGAGAAAGACGATCCAACCCTTGCAGAAAGGTATGGTAAAGCCATGATAAACGATTTTAATAATGGAACTGTCGCCTGGACAGACTGGAATATTTTACTGGATGAAACCGGGGGGCCGAATCATGTTCAAAATTTGTGTTTTGCACCTGTTCATGGTAATACCAAAACAGGAAAGCTCATGTTTACCAGATCATACTATTATATTGGGCATTTTTCGAAATTTATCAGGCCTGGAGCAAGAAGAATCTCAACGGGCACAACCGCAAATCATTTGAGTGCAACTTCCTTTTTGAATAAGGATGGGAGCCTCGTAGTTGTAGCAATGAACACAGGTGATGAGGAGTTAAATTACATGCTAAGTGTTGACAATAAAACAGCAGAACTTAGCATGCCTCCACATGCCATTCAGAGCATCATTCTAAAATAG